From a single Serratia surfactantfaciens genomic region:
- the yfhb gene encoding phosphatidylglycerophosphatase C, giving the protein MSDKQQQPAAEGRRVVFFDLDGTLHQEDMFGSFLRFLLRRLPLNLLLVVPLLLPIGLALLLLGRAARWPMSLLLWAITFGRSEATLKALERQFIEAFRQKVTAFPVVQMRLRQYLEEHDAEVWLITGSPERLVEQVYRDSAFLPRVRLIGSRITRRCGGWVLTLRCLGEQKVVQLEQRLGAPLKLYSGYSDSKQDNPLLFFCEHRWRVSKQGELQQLE; this is encoded by the coding sequence TTGAGCGACAAGCAGCAACAACCGGCCGCAGAAGGGCGCCGCGTGGTGTTTTTCGATCTGGACGGCACCCTGCATCAGGAGGATATGTTCGGCAGTTTCTTGCGCTTCCTGCTACGCCGCCTACCGCTGAACCTGCTGCTGGTGGTGCCGCTGCTGCTGCCGATCGGTCTGGCGCTGTTGCTGCTGGGGCGCGCTGCGCGCTGGCCGATGAGCCTGCTGCTGTGGGCGATCACTTTCGGGCGTTCCGAAGCGACGCTGAAGGCGCTGGAGCGGCAGTTTATCGAGGCCTTTCGCCAGAAGGTCACCGCGTTTCCGGTGGTGCAAATGCGGCTGCGGCAGTATCTGGAGGAGCACGATGCCGAAGTGTGGCTGATTACCGGCTCGCCGGAACGGCTGGTGGAGCAGGTGTATCGCGATTCGGCGTTTCTGCCGCGGGTGCGGTTGATCGGCAGCCGCATCACGCGCCGCTGCGGCGGTTGGGTCTTGACCCTGCGTTGCCTGGGGGAGCAGAAAGTGGTGCAGCTGGAGCAGCGGCTCGGTGCGCCGCTGAAGCTGTACAGTGGTTACAGCGACAGTAAGCAGGACAATCCGCTGCTGTTCTTTTGTGAGCACCGCTGGCGGGTAAGCAAACAGGGTGAGCTGCAGCAGCTGGAATAA
- a CDS encoding PTS transporter subunit EIIC, with protein sequence MDKTTALATQILAGVGGEGNILKLENCMTRVRVEVSDEQRLDLATLRQLPGVKGYIKQGEQHQFIVGPGAAAKVVDAMRGLLSGDAQPVAAVGDAARTKAQAKQKYAAPMSGALKKLADVFIPLIPAFIASGLITGIINLLKRPDIAGQLAVDYPNVLGLLAIFGSAVFAIMNILVGVNAARVFGGSQAMGGVMAGILSSPALAQITLFGEALQPGRGGVIAVLLVVALMCWVEKRLRTLLPESVELILNPLLTTLVTASLAILILQPIGGIISDAIAHGANLAIDKGGLLVGALLSGLFLPLVLSGLHQGLVPIHVELVQAHGSNPLLPILAMAGVGQVGAALAVLLKTRNARLKKVIKGALPVGILGIGEPLIFGVTLPLGRPFIGACLGGAVGGALISYWKVATVITFGISGLPLALTIVSGKVMLYLAGMLITIIAGFLFTWMMGFDDPEE encoded by the coding sequence ATGGACAAGACAACGGCATTGGCGACACAGATCCTGGCGGGCGTGGGGGGCGAGGGTAATATCCTCAAACTGGAAAACTGCATGACGCGGGTGCGCGTCGAGGTCAGCGATGAGCAGCGCCTGGATCTGGCCACCCTCAGGCAGCTGCCGGGCGTGAAGGGCTATATCAAGCAGGGTGAACAGCATCAGTTTATCGTCGGCCCGGGCGCCGCCGCCAAGGTGGTGGACGCCATGCGCGGGCTGTTGAGCGGTGATGCGCAGCCCGTTGCCGCCGTCGGCGATGCCGCTCGTACAAAAGCGCAGGCCAAGCAAAAGTACGCGGCGCCGATGAGCGGTGCGCTGAAAAAGCTGGCCGATGTTTTTATTCCGCTGATCCCGGCGTTTATCGCCTCGGGGCTGATCACCGGCATCATCAACCTGCTGAAACGGCCCGACATCGCCGGCCAGCTGGCGGTGGACTATCCGAACGTGCTGGGGCTGCTGGCTATCTTCGGCAGCGCGGTGTTCGCCATCATGAACATTCTGGTCGGGGTTAACGCTGCGCGGGTGTTTGGCGGCTCGCAGGCGATGGGCGGCGTGATGGCCGGCATTCTTTCCAGTCCGGCGCTGGCGCAGATCACCTTGTTTGGCGAGGCGCTGCAGCCGGGGCGCGGCGGGGTGATCGCCGTATTGTTGGTGGTGGCGTTGATGTGCTGGGTAGAGAAGCGCCTGCGCACGCTGTTGCCGGAGTCGGTCGAACTGATCCTTAACCCATTGCTGACCACGCTGGTCACCGCCTCGTTGGCGATCCTGATTCTGCAGCCGATCGGCGGCATTATCTCCGACGCCATCGCCCACGGCGCCAATCTGGCGATCGACAAGGGCGGGCTGCTGGTGGGAGCGTTGCTCTCGGGGCTGTTCCTGCCGCTGGTGCTCTCCGGCCTGCATCAGGGGCTGGTGCCGATCCATGTCGAGCTGGTGCAGGCGCACGGTTCCAACCCGCTGCTGCCGATCCTGGCGATGGCCGGCGTTGGCCAGGTGGGGGCGGCGCTGGCGGTGCTGTTGAAAACCCGTAACGCGCGGCTGAAGAAGGTGATCAAAGGGGCGTTGCCGGTCGGCATTCTCGGCATCGGCGAGCCGCTGATCTTTGGGGTGACGCTGCCGCTGGGCCGGCCGTTTATCGGCGCCTGCCTCGGCGGCGCGGTCGGCGGCGCGCTGATCAGCTACTGGAAGGTGGCGACGGTCATCACCTTCGGCATTTCGGGGCTGCCTTTGGCGTTGACCATCGTCTCAGGTAAGGTGATGTTGTATCTGGCGGGGATGCTGATTACGATTATCGCTGGTTTTCTCTTCACCTGGATGATGGGGTTCGACGATCCCGAGGAGTAG
- the murQ gene encoding N-acetylmuramic acid 6-phosphate etherase produces MNLGALVSETRNPATMGLDEMSTLDMVRCFNQEDRKVPEAIEKVLPAIAQAVDLAAAALKAGGRLIYLGAGTSGRLGVLDASECPPTFGVPHGVVVGLIAGGPGALLKAVEGAEDDEALGETDLRALNLTAVDMVVGLAASGRTPYVIGALRYARGLGCPTAAISCNPDSPIAHEAQVAISPVVGPEALTGSTRLKSGTAQKLVLNMLSTGAMVKLGKVYQNLMVDVKATNVKLVDRACRIVVEATGAGRAQAEAALTQTGFEVKPAILMILAGVSAEEAQQRLQQHDGYLRAALAR; encoded by the coding sequence ATGAATTTAGGCGCACTGGTATCGGAAACCCGCAACCCGGCCACCATGGGGCTGGATGAGATGTCGACGCTGGACATGGTCCGCTGTTTTAACCAGGAGGATCGCAAGGTGCCGGAAGCGATCGAAAAGGTGCTGCCGGCGATCGCGCAGGCGGTTGACCTGGCGGCGGCGGCGCTAAAGGCTGGCGGACGGCTGATTTATTTGGGCGCCGGCACCAGCGGCCGGCTGGGCGTGCTGGATGCTTCCGAATGCCCGCCGACTTTCGGCGTGCCGCACGGTGTGGTGGTGGGGCTGATCGCCGGCGGACCGGGCGCGCTGCTCAAAGCGGTGGAAGGGGCGGAAGACGATGAAGCCCTGGGGGAAACCGATCTCAGAGCGCTGAATCTGACCGCCGTCGATATGGTGGTGGGGCTGGCGGCCTCCGGGCGCACGCCTTATGTGATCGGCGCACTGCGCTATGCCCGCGGGCTGGGCTGCCCGACGGCGGCCATCTCCTGCAACCCGGACTCGCCTATCGCGCATGAAGCGCAGGTGGCGATCTCGCCGGTGGTGGGGCCGGAGGCCCTGACCGGCTCGACTCGCCTGAAATCCGGCACCGCGCAGAAACTGGTGCTCAACATGCTGTCGACCGGCGCGATGGTCAAGCTGGGTAAGGTCTATCAGAACCTGATGGTGGACGTGAAGGCCACCAACGTCAAACTGGTGGATCGCGCTTGCCGCATCGTGGTGGAAGCCACCGGCGCCGGACGCGCTCAGGCGGAGGCGGCGCTGACGCAGACCGGCTTTGAGGTCAAACCGGCGATCCTGATGATTCTGGCCGGTGTCAGCGCTGAAGAGGCGCAGCAGCGGCTGCAGCAGCACGACGGTTATCTGCGCGCGGCGTTGGCGCGTTAA
- a CDS encoding MurR/RpiR family transcriptional regulator produces MSTLLRIRQMYPTLAQNDRKLADFLLNNAEQARHLSSQKLAQLAGISQSSVVKFAQKLGYKGFPALKLALSETLAQPQAEPVVTVHNHILSSDTLKIVGEKLLAEKQAALRATLDINSEERLHQALDMLRQARRVMLIGIGASGLVAKDFSFKLLKIGVMAVAEADMHVQLAAVQALDKRDLLVAISFSGERREINLAAEEARQAGARVLALTSFSPNGLQQRADHCLYTIAEEPHTRSAAISSSTAQFALTDLLFMALIQHDLDHARDRIRHSEQLMKKLV; encoded by the coding sequence ATGAGTACCCTTCTGCGCATTCGCCAGATGTATCCGACACTGGCGCAAAACGACCGCAAGCTGGCGGACTTTCTGCTGAATAACGCCGAGCAGGCGCGCCATCTCAGCTCGCAAAAGCTGGCCCAGCTGGCCGGCATCAGCCAATCGAGCGTGGTGAAGTTCGCCCAAAAGCTGGGCTATAAAGGCTTTCCGGCGCTGAAGCTGGCGCTGAGCGAAACGCTGGCCCAACCACAGGCCGAACCGGTGGTGACCGTTCACAACCACATCCTCAGCAGCGATACGCTGAAAATCGTCGGTGAAAAGCTGCTGGCGGAAAAGCAGGCGGCGCTGCGCGCGACGCTCGACATCAACAGCGAAGAGCGGCTGCATCAGGCATTGGACATGCTGCGCCAGGCGCGCCGGGTGATGCTAATCGGCATCGGCGCTTCCGGGCTGGTAGCCAAGGATTTTTCCTTCAAGCTGCTGAAAATCGGCGTAATGGCGGTAGCCGAAGCGGATATGCACGTCCAGCTAGCGGCGGTGCAGGCGCTGGATAAACGCGATCTGCTGGTGGCGATCTCATTCAGCGGCGAACGGCGTGAAATCAATCTGGCGGCGGAAGAGGCGCGCCAGGCCGGCGCCAGGGTGCTGGCGCTGACAAGCTTCTCACCCAATGGCCTGCAGCAGCGAGCCGATCACTGCCTGTATACCATCGCCGAAGAGCCCCATACCCGCAGCGCGGCCATCTCTTCCAGCACCGCCCAGTTCGCTCTGACCGATCTGCTGTTTATGGCGCTGATCCAGCACGATCTTGATCATGCGCGTGACCGTATCAGGCACAGCGAACAATTAATGAAAAAATTGGTTTGA
- a CDS encoding phosphoethanolamine transferase, with amino-acid sequence MNTHSVILDKLRHSVAHPLLRASLFYIVTALILIKAMGYSGGKGIDILFIALILLLLSIHSITRYGLIIPFILLCALYAPVGAIYGTPSATVMSALLQTNLIEATEFLQTLPARCYLLPAAILVMLAILGLFIWRQAISKQTILPLLALLAIIIIARAFNGGVANLKLPDFFLSIYSAYHQYQQQVDELSAGASAPNTWSVTAGAATDENYVIIVGESMRRDHMSLFDYPVSTTPFLDNAKGRFYSNYISTAPNTFESLPRTLALSNGHNIAIGDNIITLAKAAGLNTHWLSNQGMFGQFDTPVSKIAMFSDSHYFLKKGDYQSRNTNDDALLSIFDQLLRRQGQGNLYVLHLMGSHADFCERLNDEPPSIESPNQELACYLSTYRKTDRFIEQVYQSLKQNGAPFKLFYFSDHGLSHKDIGGGRSLRHSGDTRQNYQVPLLVLTDRDRQHQVIDAPLSAFDFIGLFVQEAGIRIAYPEVMPTMHMVDAGKRWVFDGQRMVDFDQLADDPPELP; translated from the coding sequence ATGAATACACACTCAGTAATTTTAGATAAGTTACGGCATTCCGTCGCTCATCCTCTTCTTCGTGCCAGTTTGTTTTATATCGTTACGGCATTGATATTAATCAAAGCCATGGGATACAGCGGTGGAAAAGGCATTGATATTCTTTTTATTGCACTTATTTTACTATTATTATCTATTCATTCGATTACTCGATACGGCCTGATTATTCCGTTTATTCTGCTGTGTGCGCTGTATGCGCCGGTCGGGGCTATTTACGGCACCCCTTCCGCTACCGTGATGTCAGCCCTGTTGCAAACCAACCTGATAGAAGCGACGGAGTTCTTGCAGACCCTGCCTGCCCGTTGTTATCTGCTGCCTGCCGCCATTCTGGTTATGCTGGCCATTCTCGGCCTATTTATTTGGCGGCAAGCCATTTCAAAACAAACAATACTTCCCTTGCTAGCCCTGCTGGCGATTATCATTATCGCCAGAGCCTTCAATGGCGGCGTGGCGAACCTTAAACTGCCTGACTTCTTTTTATCCATTTACTCGGCTTACCATCAATACCAACAGCAGGTTGATGAATTAAGTGCCGGTGCTTCAGCGCCGAATACCTGGTCAGTAACCGCAGGCGCGGCAACGGACGAAAACTATGTCATTATCGTCGGCGAAAGTATGCGCAGGGATCATATGTCCTTATTTGATTATCCGGTATCCACTACGCCGTTTCTGGATAATGCCAAAGGACGGTTTTACAGCAATTATATTTCCACCGCGCCAAATACCTTCGAATCGCTCCCTCGCACGCTGGCTTTAAGCAACGGCCACAACATTGCCATCGGAGATAATATCATCACCCTGGCAAAAGCCGCCGGCCTCAACACCCATTGGCTGTCCAATCAGGGCATGTTCGGACAATTCGATACGCCGGTGTCAAAAATCGCGATGTTCAGCGATAGCCATTATTTCCTGAAGAAAGGCGACTACCAATCGCGCAACACCAATGATGATGCGCTGCTGTCGATATTTGACCAATTATTGCGGCGCCAGGGGCAAGGCAACCTGTATGTGCTGCATCTGATGGGCTCACACGCCGACTTTTGCGAGCGGCTTAATGATGAACCACCAAGCATCGAGTCGCCGAATCAGGAACTGGCCTGCTACCTCTCCACCTATCGCAAGACCGACCGTTTCATCGAACAGGTTTATCAAAGTCTGAAACAGAACGGTGCGCCGTTTAAACTGTTCTATTTCTCCGATCACGGCCTTTCCCATAAGGATATCGGCGGCGGGCGTTCTTTGCGCCACAGCGGCGATACCCGGCAGAATTACCAGGTGCCGTTACTGGTGCTGACCGATCGTGATCGGCAACATCAGGTTATTGATGCCCCCTTGAGCGCTTTCGATTTTATCGGGCTGTTTGTTCAAGAAGCGGGAATACGAATCGCCTATCCGGAAGTGATGCCCACCATGCATATGGTGGATGCAGGCAAGCGCTGGGTGTTTGACGGGCAGAGAATGGTTGATTTCGATCAGTTGGCTGACGACCCGCCTGAGTTACCCTAA
- a CDS encoding YfhL family 4Fe-4S dicluster ferredoxin — MALLITKKCINCDMCEPECPNQAISMGDDIYQIDTDRCTECVGHYDTPTCQQVCPIDNTIITDPLHRETNEQLWDKFVVLHHADRL, encoded by the coding sequence ATGGCACTGCTGATTACCAAGAAATGCATCAACTGCGACATGTGCGAGCCGGAATGCCCGAACCAGGCGATTTCGATGGGTGATGACATCTACCAGATCGATACCGATCGCTGCACCGAGTGCGTTGGCCATTACGATACGCCGACCTGCCAGCAGGTCTGCCCGATCGACAACACCATCATTACCGATCCGCTGCATCGCGAGACCAACGAGCAGCTGTGGGACAAATTCGTGGTGTTGCACCACGCCGATCGCCTTTAG
- the acpS gene encoding holo-ACP synthase, with protein MAVLGLGTDIVEMARIEAVVERSGDRLARRVLSDAEWALYQQHQQPIRFLAKRFAVKEAAAKAFGTGIRNGLAFNQFEVFNDALGKPNIRLHGRAAELAGEMGVAAIHVSLADERRYACATVIVES; from the coding sequence ATGGCGGTGCTCGGGCTGGGTACCGACATCGTTGAGATGGCGCGTATCGAAGCGGTAGTGGAGCGCAGCGGCGACCGTCTGGCGCGCCGGGTGCTGAGCGATGCCGAGTGGGCGCTGTATCAGCAGCACCAGCAGCCGATCCGCTTTTTGGCCAAGCGTTTCGCCGTGAAAGAGGCCGCTGCCAAGGCGTTCGGCACCGGCATCCGCAACGGCCTGGCGTTCAACCAGTTCGAAGTGTTCAACGATGCGTTGGGCAAGCCGAATATTCGTTTGCACGGCCGCGCCGCCGAGCTGGCGGGGGAGATGGGGGTCGCCGCGATCCACGTTTCGCTGGCCGACGAACGGCGCTATGCCTGCGCGACGGTGATCGTCGAAAGCTGA
- the pdxJ gene encoding pyridoxine 5'-phosphate synthase, translating into MADLLLGVNIDHIATLRNARGTQYPDPVQAAFIAEQAGADGITVHLREDRRHITDRDVRLLRQTIQTRMNLEMAVTDEMLDIAVELKPHFCCLVPEKREEVTTEGGLDVAGQLDKMSVAVERLAQAGILVSLFIDPAHRQIDAAVAVGAPYIEIHTGAYAEAQGELAVQAELHRIAVAAAYAAEKGLKVNAGHGLTYHNVQPIAALPEMHELNIGHAIIGQAVMCGLPAAVADMKVLMREARR; encoded by the coding sequence ATGGCTGATTTGCTGCTGGGCGTCAATATCGATCACATCGCCACGTTACGTAACGCGCGCGGAACCCAATACCCGGATCCGGTTCAGGCGGCATTTATTGCCGAACAGGCGGGGGCCGACGGCATTACCGTGCATCTGCGCGAAGACCGCCGTCACATCACTGACCGCGACGTGCGCCTGTTGCGCCAGACCATCCAGACGCGCATGAATCTGGAGATGGCGGTGACCGACGAGATGCTGGACATCGCCGTTGAGCTGAAGCCGCATTTCTGCTGCCTGGTGCCGGAAAAACGCGAAGAAGTGACCACCGAAGGCGGCCTGGACGTCGCTGGCCAGCTGGACAAAATGAGCGTGGCGGTCGAGCGCCTGGCGCAGGCGGGCATTCTGGTTTCGCTGTTCATCGATCCCGCTCATCGCCAGATTGACGCGGCGGTGGCGGTGGGCGCTCCTTATATCGAAATTCACACCGGCGCCTACGCCGAAGCGCAGGGCGAGCTGGCGGTACAGGCCGAGCTGCACCGCATCGCGGTGGCTGCCGCCTACGCGGCCGAGAAGGGACTGAAGGTCAATGCCGGCCACGGTCTGACTTACCACAACGTGCAGCCGATCGCCGCGCTGCCGGAAATGCACGAGCTGAATATCGGCCATGCGATTATCGGCCAGGCGGTCATGTGCGGGCTGCCGGCCGCGGTTGCCGATATGAAAGTGCTGATGCGGGAAGCGCGCCGGTAA
- the recO gene encoding DNA repair protein RecO — protein MDGWERAFVLHGRPYSETSLMLDLFTEGHGRVRLLAKGARSRRSNLKGCLQPFTPLLVRWGGRGEVKTLRNAEAVSLGLPLSGMMLYSGLYVNELLARVLEQEANYSVLFFDYLQCLQALAAEDSSPEQALRQFELALLHHLGYGLDFLHCAGSGLPVDDAMTYRYREEKGFIASLVVDHYSFTGRELRALAERQFPDADTLRAAKRFTRMALKPYLGGKPLKSRELFRQFVRKQPNTPVDDA, from the coding sequence GTGGACGGCTGGGAGCGCGCTTTCGTCCTGCATGGGCGGCCGTACAGTGAAACCAGTCTGATGCTGGATCTGTTTACCGAAGGTCATGGGCGGGTGCGCTTGCTGGCGAAAGGCGCGCGCAGCCGCCGCTCCAATCTGAAGGGCTGTCTGCAGCCCTTTACCCCTCTGTTAGTGCGCTGGGGCGGCCGCGGCGAAGTGAAAACGCTGCGCAACGCCGAAGCGGTCTCTCTCGGTTTACCCCTCAGCGGCATGATGCTCTACAGCGGCCTGTATGTGAACGAACTGCTGGCGCGGGTGCTGGAGCAGGAAGCCAACTACTCGGTGCTGTTCTTCGACTATCTGCAATGCCTGCAGGCGCTGGCGGCGGAAGACAGTTCGCCGGAGCAGGCGCTGCGCCAGTTCGAGCTGGCCTTGTTGCATCACCTCGGCTACGGCCTCGATTTTCTGCACTGCGCCGGCAGCGGCCTGCCGGTGGATGACGCCATGACCTACCGTTACCGCGAAGAGAAAGGCTTTATCGCCAGCCTGGTGGTGGATCATTACAGCTTCACCGGCCGCGAACTGCGTGCGCTGGCGGAGCGTCAGTTTCCCGATGCCGACACGCTGCGCGCCGCCAAGCGTTTCACCCGCATGGCGCTGAAACCCTACCTCGGCGGCAAGCCGTTGAAGAGCCGCGAACTGTTCCGCCAGTTCGTGCGCAAACAGCCGAATACGCCGGTCGACGACGCCTGA
- the era gene encoding GTPase Era, translating to MSEVKQHCGFIAIVGRPNVGKSTLLNQLLGQKVSITSRKPQTTRHRIMGIDTDGAYQAIYVDTPGLHIEEKRAINRLMNRAASSSIGDVELVIFVVEGTNWTADDEMVVNKLRSLRCPVLLAINKVDNVTDKSKLLPHIAFLSQQMNFLDVVPISAEKGMNVDTIAGIVRKLLPEAEHHFPEDYITDRSQRFMASEIIREKLMRFLGEELPYSVTVEIEQFVANDRGGYDVHGLILVEREGQKKMVIGNKGAKIKTIGIEARQDMEQMFDAKVHLELWVKVKSGWADDERALRSLGYVDDLK from the coding sequence ATGAGCGAAGTAAAACAACACTGCGGTTTCATCGCCATCGTCGGCCGCCCGAACGTGGGCAAATCGACGTTGCTGAACCAACTGCTGGGGCAGAAGGTTTCCATTACGTCGCGTAAGCCGCAGACGACCCGTCACCGCATCATGGGCATCGACACCGATGGCGCCTATCAGGCGATCTACGTCGATACCCCTGGGCTGCACATCGAAGAAAAACGCGCCATCAACCGTTTGATGAACCGCGCGGCCAGCAGCTCGATCGGCGACGTCGAACTGGTGATCTTCGTGGTCGAAGGCACCAACTGGACCGCCGACGACGAAATGGTGGTCAACAAGCTGCGCAGCCTGCGCTGCCCGGTATTGCTGGCGATCAACAAGGTTGATAACGTCACCGACAAATCCAAGCTGTTGCCGCACATCGCGTTCCTCAGCCAGCAGATGAATTTCCTCGACGTGGTGCCTATCTCCGCCGAGAAAGGGATGAACGTCGACACCATCGCCGGTATCGTGCGCAAACTGCTGCCGGAAGCGGAACACCACTTCCCGGAAGATTACATCACCGATCGCTCCCAGCGCTTTATGGCGTCTGAGATCATCCGCGAGAAGCTGATGCGTTTCCTGGGTGAAGAGCTACCGTATTCGGTGACGGTGGAAATCGAACAGTTTGTGGCCAACGATCGCGGTGGTTACGATGTGCACGGCCTGATCCTGGTCGAGCGCGAAGGCCAGAAGAAAATGGTCATCGGCAACAAGGGCGCCAAGATCAAAACCATCGGTATCGAAGCGCGCCAGGACATGGAACAGATGTTCGACGCCAAAGTGCATCTGGAGCTGTGGGTGAAAGTGAAATCCGGTTGGGCGGACGACGAACGTGCGCTGCGCAGCCTGGGCTACGTTGACGATCTGAAGTAA
- the rnc gene encoding ribonuclease III has translation MNPIVINRLQRKLGYTFQQQELLLQALTHRSASSKHNERLEFLGDSILSFVIANALYHRFPRVDEGDMSRMRATLVRGNTLAEMAREFDLGECLRLGPGELKSGGFRRESILADTVEALIGGVFLDSDIQTVERLILDWYRSRLDEISPGDKQKDPKTRLQEFLQGRHLPLPSYLVVQVRGEAHDQEFTIHCQVSGLSEPVVGTGSSRRKAEQAAAEQALKKLELE, from the coding sequence ATGAATCCCATCGTAATAAACAGGCTGCAGCGGAAGCTGGGCTACACTTTTCAACAGCAGGAGCTTTTACTGCAGGCTTTGACTCACCGCAGCGCCAGCAGTAAACACAATGAACGTCTTGAGTTTCTGGGTGACTCGATTCTGAGCTTTGTCATCGCCAATGCGCTCTATCACCGCTTTCCTCGCGTAGACGAGGGCGATATGAGCCGCATGCGCGCCACGCTGGTGCGCGGCAACACGCTGGCGGAGATGGCGCGCGAGTTTGACCTGGGTGAATGTCTGCGGCTTGGGCCGGGCGAATTGAAAAGTGGTGGGTTCCGCCGCGAGTCAATCCTGGCGGATACGGTGGAGGCATTGATCGGCGGCGTGTTCCTGGACAGCGACATTCAGACCGTTGAACGACTGATTTTGGACTGGTATCGCAGCCGATTGGACGAAATCAGCCCCGGTGATAAGCAGAAAGACCCGAAAACCCGTTTGCAGGAGTTTTTGCAGGGGCGTCATCTGCCGTTGCCTTCTTATTTGGTGGTGCAGGTTCGCGGTGAAGCGCACGACCAAGAGTTTACCATCCACTGCCAGGTGAGTGGTTTGAGCGAGCCCGTAGTGGGCACCGGCTCGAGCCGCCGTAAAGCCGAGCAGGCGGCAGCGGAACAAGCGCTGAAAAAGCTGGAGCTTGAATGA
- the lepB gene encoding signal peptidase I → MANMFALILALATLVTGIIWCFERFKWAPARRAKIAAVNEQTAGAVDDKTLAKVAKQPGWVETGASVFPVLLLVFVVRSFIYEPFQIPSGSMMPTLLIGDFILVEKYAYGIKDPITQTTLIETGHPKRGDIAVFKYPLDPKLDYIKRVIGLPGDRITYDPINKRVTVQPSCNSGQSCDTALAVTYADAQPSDFVQLFSRSGMGEASNGFYQIPLNDDVPPGGIRLRERQESLGNVTHRILTVPDAQDRVGAYYQQPGKPLAEWVVPAGHYFMMGDNRDNSADSRYWGFVPEKNLVGKATAIWMSFEKQEGEWPTGVRFSRIGGIH, encoded by the coding sequence ATGGCGAATATGTTTGCCCTGATCCTGGCGTTGGCCACCCTGGTCACCGGGATCATCTGGTGCTTCGAGCGCTTTAAATGGGCGCCGGCCCGCCGCGCGAAGATCGCGGCGGTCAACGAACAGACTGCGGGCGCCGTAGACGATAAAACGCTGGCGAAAGTGGCGAAGCAGCCAGGTTGGGTAGAGACCGGCGCTTCGGTCTTCCCGGTGCTGCTGCTGGTGTTTGTGGTGCGTTCGTTTATTTACGAACCGTTCCAGATCCCGTCCGGCTCAATGATGCCGACGCTGTTGATTGGCGATTTCATTCTGGTGGAGAAATATGCTTACGGCATTAAAGATCCGATTACCCAGACCACGCTAATTGAAACCGGTCATCCGAAGCGCGGCGATATCGCGGTATTTAAATATCCGCTGGATCCAAAACTGGATTATATCAAGCGCGTGATCGGCCTGCCGGGCGATCGTATTACTTACGATCCGATAAATAAGCGCGTCACGGTGCAGCCGTCATGCAACAGCGGGCAGTCCTGCGACACCGCGCTGGCGGTGACCTACGCCGACGCGCAGCCGAGCGACTTCGTGCAGTTGTTCAGCCGCAGCGGCATGGGCGAGGCCAGCAACGGTTTCTACCAGATCCCGCTGAACGACGACGTGCCGCCGGGCGGCATTCGCCTGCGTGAGCGTCAGGAGAGCCTGGGCAACGTGACGCACCGTATCCTGACTGTGCCGGATGCACAGGATCGGGTGGGCGCTTACTATCAACAGCCGGGTAAACCGCTGGCGGAGTGGGTGGTGCCTGCCGGGCATTACTTCATGATGGGCGACAACCGCGACAACAGCGCGGACAGCCGTTACTGGGGCTTTGTGCCGGAGAAGAATCTGGTGGGCAAAGCCACGGCCATCTGGATGAGCTTTGAAAAGCAGGAAGGTGAGTGGCCGACCGGCGTGCGTTTCAGCCGGATTGGCGGCATTCATTAA